The Xiphias gladius isolate SHS-SW01 ecotype Sanya breed wild chromosome 9, ASM1685928v1, whole genome shotgun sequence genome window below encodes:
- the nat9 gene encoding N-acetyltransferase 9 yields MKVNENTLLEGHRVVLVPYNADHVPRYHEWMKSPELQQLTASEPLTLEQEYDMQRSWREDNDKCTFIILDKQRWADSSLEEEQCMVGDVNIFLTDPTDPSLAELEIMIAEPSYRGRGIGKEVTCMMMSYGVSKLGVKRFQAKIGLDNEVSIGMFKKLHFQEVSVCKVFKEVTLEMTVDESVRTRLLDDTTFMKQRDYTQTCGSRRELVSQ; encoded by the exons ATGAAGGTAAATGAGAACACTCTACTGGAGGGACACAGAGTCGTGTTGGTTCCGTACAACGCAGACCACGTGCCCAG GTATCATGAGTGGATGAAGTCTcctgagctgcagcagctgaccGCCTCAGAGCCGCTGACCCTGGAACAGGAGTACGACATgcagaggagctggagggaAGATAATGACA AGTGCACATTCATCATCTTGGACAAGCAGCGGTGGGCGGACTCCAGTCTAGAGGAGGAGCAGTGCATGGTGGGAGATGTGAACATCTTCCTGACGGACCCCACAGACCCCTCCTTGGCTGAGTTGGAGATCATGATAGCAG AGCCCAGTTACAGAGGGAGGGGCATCGGGAAGGAGGTGACATGCATGATGATGAGCTATG GCGTCAGCAAACTCGGGGTCAAAAGGTTTCAAGCAAAGATCGGGCTGGACAACGAGGTCAGCATCGGCATGTTCAAGAAACTCCACTTCCAGGAG GTGTCGGTGTGTAAAGTGTTCAAAGAGGTGACCCTCGAGATGACGGTGGATGAGTCTGTTCGGACGAGATTGCTCGACGACACGACCTTCATGAAGCAAAGGGACTACACACAGACCTGCGGCAGCAGACGGGAACTGGTTTCCCAGTGA
- the lrrc59 gene encoding leucine-rich repeat-containing protein 59, which translates to MSKNSKVLNLKDKISGNEVDLSLCNLTEVPVRELALFPKATVVDLSCNNITSLPPEFCNLTHLVKVDLSKNQLTCLPDDLGNLANLQHLDLYDNKLTVLPVSFSQLRSLKWLDLKDNPLEPGLAKAAGDCLDEKQCKQCASKVLQHMRAIQDEVDRAREKRLLREKELEKKREAKQRERDAREKEARKREKAEEKEKRRREYNAQMAALASQEQQKKKSEEKKKKNGQAADKKVVVESAPQPRRSLIGLLFKLLLLLLLGLAGVAAACQLTDLQKEAVCVPVNVAVDDSLSWAREQEGVVRQLVHNLSSAAKEFLESTQTSKN; encoded by the exons ATgagtaaaaacagcaaagtgtTGAACCTGAAGGATAAAATCAGCGGCAATGAAGTGGACCTGAGCCTGTGTAACCTCACTGAGGTACCAGTCAGAGAGCTG GCCTTATTCCCCAAAGCAACTGTTGTGGACCTGTCTTGCAACAACATCACCTCCCTTCCC CCAGAGTTCTGCAACCTGACCCACCTTGTGAAGGTGGATCTGAGTAAAAACCAGCTTACCTGTCTGCCGGACGACCTGGGGAACCTGGCCAACCTCCAACATCTGGATCTGTACGACAACAAGCTGACTGTGCTGCCTGTCAGCTTCTCTCAGCTCAGG AGTCTGAAGTGGTTGGATCTGAAGGATAACCCGCTGGAACCCGGCCTGGCCAAGGCAGCAGGAGACTGTCTGGATGAGAAGCAGTGCAAACAGTGTGCCTCCAAG gtTCTGCAGCACATGAGAGCCATTCAGGACGAAGTCGATCGTGCACGAGAGAAGCGCCTTTTGAGGGAAAAAG agctggagaagaagagggaggcgAAGCAGAGGGAGCGGGATGCCCGAGAGAAGGAGGCTCGTAAAAGGGAGAAGgcggaggagaaggagaagaggaggagagagtatAACGCTCAGATGGCGGCCTTAGCTTCACAggaacaacagaagaagaagagcgaggagaagaagaaaaagaacgGACAGGCAGCAG ATAAAAAGGTGGTTGTGGAATCTGCACCTCAACCTCGACGTTCTCTCATTGGCCTGTTGTTCaagctcctcctccttctgctgctgGGATTAGCCGGAGTCGCCGCTGCCTGCCAGCTGACCGACCTGCAGAaggaagctgtgtgtgtgccagtCAACGTCGCCGTGGACGACAGCCTATCCTGGGCCAGAGAGCAGGAGGGTGTGGTCAGACAACTGGTGCATAATCTGTCATCCGCTGCAAAGGAGTTTCTTGAATCCACACAAACATCTAAGAACTAA
- the LOC120794666 gene encoding 5-hydroxytryptamine receptor 3A-like: MTLGGFVFLLLLTAVDAESSETVCGYQDVLNYLNLTKANELYSMSRPVKDHRQPTVVSLDVLLYAILDVREIDQTFIPYVWIFMSWENQHISWNPRDFCDIESVSLPTEVLWKPDLTIEEMTEKDKAPPSPLLTIFSNGSVLVQNDQVLVSTCRMHVYKFPFDIQSCTLSFKSVIHSEREIQLVHDSNSAEVTEDSREVMRTQYEWLFINMTVTNMTVNMFGSKQDVVIYTINMRRRSLLYIVNFLLPILFFLFLDLASFLISDSGGEKLSFKVTVLLAVTVMQLILNEILPSSSNRIPLIAVYCIGIFVLMLLSLLETIFVMYLMEKDAVPRDHDTDRDRSLSEDHGDEAKFHNCDREEKKWKQCVCVCDVSADETPTEPLKGSSSQLTEESQGFEKLLQDLTEAVNTLTLLLNSRKKDGKPGYWTRKTRTINKVFFIFYVITASLFLFCMFFNWNNPQ; the protein is encoded by the exons ATGACGCTCGGCGGCTTCGTCTTTCTGCTCCTCCTCACAG CCGTGGATGCGGAGTCCTCTGAGACTGTGTGTGGTTATCAGGATGTTTTGAACTACCTGAACTTAACCAAAGCCAATGAGCTGTACTCCATGTCCCGGCCCGTTAAAGACCACAGACAGCCTACGGTGGTCTCCCTGGATGTTCTGCTCTATGCCATTCTGGATGTG AGAGAGATTGACCAGACATTCATCCCTTACGTTTGGATTTTCATG TCCTGGGAGAATCAACACATTTCATGGAATCCCAGAGACTTTTGTGACATCGAAAGTGTTTCTCTCCCTACTGAAGTTTTGTGGAAGCCGGATCTCACTATTGAAGAGAT GACAGAAAAGGACAAAGCCCCTCCAAGTCCTCTTCTCACTATCTTCAGTAACGGTTCAGTCCTTGTCCAGAACGACCAGGTGCTGGTCAGCACCTGCAGGATGCACGTCTACAAGTTCCCCTTCGACATTCAGAGCTGCACCCTCTCGTTCAAATCTGTCATTCACTCTG AAAGGGAAATACAGCTTGTTCACGACTCCAACTCCGCGGAGGTCACAGAGGACTCTCGCGAGGTGATGCGGACCCAGTACGAGTGGCTGTTCATCAACATGACGGTCACCAACATGACTGTCAACATGTTTGGCTCCAAACAAGATGTGGTCATTTACACT ATCAACATGAGGAGGAGATCTCTCCTCTACATTGTAAACTTCTTGCTGCCCATCCTGTTCTTCCTGTTTCTGGACTTGGCCTCCTTCCTGATCTCAGACAGCGGGGGCGAGAAGCTGAGCTTCAAGGTCACGGTGCTGCTTGCTGTCACCGTGATGCAGCTTATTCTGAATGAAATCCTGCCGTCCTCGTCAAACCGGATTCCACTTATAG CGGTCTACTGCATTGGGATTTTTGTTCTGATGCTGCTCAGCCTCCTGGAGACGATTTTTGTCATGTATCTGATGGAGAAAGACGCTGTACCCCGAGACCACGACACAGACAGAGACCGAAGCCTGAGTGAGGACCATGGGGACGAAGCCAAGTTCCACAACTGCGACAGAG aagagaagaaatggaaacagtgtgtgtgtgtctgtgatgtgtCTGCTGACGAAACGCCAACTGAACCACTGAAG GGTAGCAGCAGCCAACTGACGGAGGAGTCCCAGGGCTTCGAGAAGCTCCTGCAGGATCTGACGGAGGCGGTGAATACACTGACTCTGCTCCTCAACAGCAGGAAGAAAGACGGAAAGCCCGGCTACTGGACCAGAAAGACTAGAACAATCAACaaagttttcttcattttctatgTCATAACCGccagtctgtttttattctgtatgTTCTTCAACTGGAACAATCCACAATAA